From a region of the Dermatophagoides farinae isolate YC_2012a chromosome 3, ASM2471394v1, whole genome shotgun sequence genome:
- the LOC124494818 gene encoding uncharacterized protein LOC124494818 isoform X1: protein MEMTLTITIVLFIIIVFQLFSIGYHHQHHYHNQDDDNHQNHKHKHHHYYYYQQINIVKLKKIIPLSLMTIMMMMIMMMAFESTLLNNNNINYSQSIISSSTLSSIRDSIRIPDLISSSIDIISSISSSTATTIPTENINQTIIINNDDDENGPRNYATYEELELLDKNWQIMIIFLYTLTAALALFGNILAICVLLFGKRSSKELRIFLVNLSMSDIMMALFSIPFTYMDFMLGRWIFAPAFCPIVQQMQMTCVFVSVYTLTAIGIDRYMAIIYPLYSQRYNRSFGPVTISIIWLFGFLLGLFQWNNTKATPFLIANETNYDCKEISSDHSQFFTIIIFIITFALPMSILSFTYASIGVKIFRHSAPGNVDVVRDRAQHASKVKIMKMLVTIVILFVVCWLPLHILNLFIYFARDLMVNVYNSQIGFTIYVTIAFTAHWFSMANSFVNPIIYCFMSENFRADLRDLFAECLYRMNLIINPIHSDHRCRRRHHHHHRRRRGHFFAGNQNQNDNNNNNDKNNKKHHHCDNVDDDDNEHDGDTRQRSTTIMNNNEQIIESSTKNSNCCQLQLTELHNVRTLNNMKNFPIATDENDVDDDGNDDDHSNDHRSRLLCKNKKCPPTSVHYYHPKIISKTEHPKESTMTTIIIENSIENNDGDDVDDDDNNNNNKQKTMLNMSTKIFKKTIVSDHDHSTSIIPGESENCRKQHNFLWWMMMLMMMMARRRRISPPITSSSSSSLIKNQNSLKTNTDRTTIMANSTIRIFDQKNLLIHHHSNGGKIDRNIKDCDANEMTTEEMDRKNKNSCFQSTATNQKFQPGIIRQQSIQQHHTDNRNKHSDDCRTTKEQHDDDGGGGGGSRFFITNTNDNDNRNKFNSIKQNF, encoded by the exons ATGGAAATGACATTGACAATTAcaattgttttattcataataatagtttttcaacttttttccatcggttatcatcatcagcatcattacCATAACCAAGACGACGACAACCACCAAAAtcataaacataaacatcatcattattattattatcagcaAATTAATAttgttaaattgaaaaaaataattccattatcattaatgacaataatgatgatgatgattatgatgatggcatttgaatcaacattattgaataacaataatattaattatagccaatcaataatatcatcatcaacattgtcaTCTATTCGTGATTCAATACGTATACCTGATCTTATTTcttcatcaatcgatatcatatcatcaatatcatcatcaacggcaacaacaataccGACTGAAAACattaatcaaacaataataatcaataatgatgatgatgaaaatggacCAAGAAATTATGCAACATATGAAGAATTGGAATTATTAGATAAAAATTggcaaataatgattatatttttatatacatTAACTGCAGCATTAGCATTATTTGGCAATATTCTTGCCATTtgtgtattattatttggtaaACGTTCATCAAAAGAATTACGAATATTTTTGGTCAATTTATCAATGTCGGATATTATGATGGCATTGTTTAGCATACCATTTACATATATGGATTTTATGCTTGGCCGTTGGATTTTTGCACCAGCATTCTGTCCAATTGTACAACAAATGCAAATGACTTGTGTATTTGTTTCGGTTTATACGCTCACTGCCATCGGTATCGATCG CTATATGGCAATTATTTATCCACTATACTCTCAACGTTATAATCGTTCATTCGGACCAGTAACCATATCGATTATTTGGTTATTCGGTTTTCTACTTGGTTTATTTCAATGGAATAACACGAAAGCAACACCATTTCTTATTgccaatgaaacaaattatgATTGTAAAGAGATTTCTAGTGATCATTCACAATTCTTTACaataattatatttataataaCATTTGCCTTACCAATGAGcatattatcatttacaTATGCATCGATTGGTGTTAAAATATTTCGCCATTCAGCACCGggtaatgttgatgttgtacGTGATCGTGCACAACATGCATCAAAAGTTAag ATTATGAAAATGTTGGTTACAATCGTTATACtttttgtcgtttgttgGCTTCCATTACATATCCTAA ATTTATTCATCTATTTTGCTCGTGATTTGATGGTCAATGTTTACAATTCACAGATTGGTTTCACAATCTATGTTACCATTGCATTTACGGCACATTGGTTTTCGATGGCTAATTCGTTTGTCAATccaattatttattgttttatgAGCGAAAATTTTcgg gCTGATCTTCGTGATTTATTTGCTGAATGTTTATATCGAATGaatctaataataaatccTATTCATAGTGATCaccgttgtcgtcgtcgtcatcatcatcatcatcgtcgtcgtcgtggccatttttttgccggaaatcaaaatcaaaatgataataataataataatgataaaaataataaaaaacatcatcattgtgacaatgttgatgatgatgataatgaacatgATGGTGACACACGACaacgatcaacaacaataatgaataataatgaacaaattatcgaatcaagcacaaaaaattcaaattgttgtCAATTACAATTAACCGAGCTTCATAATGTACGTACATTgaataatatgaaaaatttccctATTGCTAcggatgaaaatgatgttgatgatgatggtaatgatgatgatcacagtAATGATCATAGATCTCGATTATtatgtaaaaataaaaaatgtccaCCCACTtctgttcattattatcatccaaaaattatttcaaaaaccGAACATCCAAAAGAAtcaacgatgacgacgattattattgaaaattctatcgaaaataatgatggtgatgatgttgatgatgatgataataataataataataaacaaaaaacaatgttaaatatgtcaacaaaaatattcaaaaaaactATCGTATCcgatcatgatcattcaaCATCAATCATACCCGGTG AAAGTGAAAATTGTCGAAAACAACATAATTTTTTatggtggatgatgatgttgatgatgatgatggctcgTCGTCGCCGTATTTCACCGCCCAttacttcatcatcatcatcatcattgatcaaaaatcagAATTCACTGAAAACTAATACTGAtcgaacaacaataatggcaAATTCGACGATCagaatttttgatcaaaaaaatcttctcattcatcatcattcaaatggcGGCAAAATAGATCGGAACATCAAAGATTGTGATGCAAACGAGATGACGACGGAAGAAATggacagaaaaaataaaaattcttgttttcaatcaacaGCGACGAATCAGAAATTTCAACCAGGAATAATCAGGCAACAATctatacaacaacatcatacGGACAACCGTAATAAACATAGTGATGATTGTAGAACAACGAAAGAGcagcatgatgatgatggcggtgGCGGCGGCGGCAGTAGATTCTTCATCACCAATActaacgacaacgacaatcgTAACAAGTTTAACAGCATTAAACAAAACTTTTGA
- the LOC124494818 gene encoding uncharacterized protein LOC124494818 isoform X3, whose protein sequence is MEMTLTITIVLFIIIVFQLFSIGYHHQHHYHNQDDDNHQNHKHKHHHYYYYQQINIVKLKKIIPLSLMTIMMMMIMMMAFESTLLNNNNINYSQSIISSSTLSSIRDSIRIPDLISSSIDIISSISSSTATTIPTENINQTIIINNDDDENGPRNYATYEELELLDKNWQIMIIFLYTLTAALALFGNILAICVLLFGKRSSKELRIFLVNLSMSDIMMALFSIPFTYMDFMLGRWIFAPAFCPIVQQMQMTCVFVSVYTLTAIGIDRYMAIIYPLYSQRYNRSFGPVTISIIWLFGFLLGLFQWNNTKATPFLIANETNYDCKEISSDHSQFFTIIIFIITFALPMSILSFTYASIGVKIFRHSAPGNVDVVRDRAQHASKVKIMKMLVTIVILFVVCWLPLHILNLFIYFARDLMVNVYNSQIGFTIYVTIAFTAHWFSMANSFVNPIIYCFMSENFRADLRDLFAECLYRMNLIINPIHSDHRCRRRHHHHHRRRRGHFFAGNQNQNDNNNNNDKNNKKHHHCDNVDDDDNEHDGDTRQRSTTIMNNNEQIIESSTKNSNCCQLQLTELHNVRTLNNMKNFPIATDENDVDDDGNDDDHSNDHRSRLLCKNKKCPPTSVHYYHPKIISKTEHPKESTMTTIIIENSIENNDGDDVDDDDNNNNNKQKTMLNMSTKIFKKTIVSDHDHSTSIIPGGKK, encoded by the exons ATGGAAATGACATTGACAATTAcaattgttttattcataataatagtttttcaacttttttccatcggttatcatcatcagcatcattacCATAACCAAGACGACGACAACCACCAAAAtcataaacataaacatcatcattattattattatcagcaAATTAATAttgttaaattgaaaaaaataattccattatcattaatgacaataatgatgatgatgattatgatgatggcatttgaatcaacattattgaataacaataatattaattatagccaatcaataatatcatcatcaacattgtcaTCTATTCGTGATTCAATACGTATACCTGATCTTATTTcttcatcaatcgatatcatatcatcaatatcatcatcaacggcaacaacaataccGACTGAAAACattaatcaaacaataataatcaataatgatgatgatgaaaatggacCAAGAAATTATGCAACATATGAAGAATTGGAATTATTAGATAAAAATTggcaaataatgattatatttttatatacatTAACTGCAGCATTAGCATTATTTGGCAATATTCTTGCCATTtgtgtattattatttggtaaACGTTCATCAAAAGAATTACGAATATTTTTGGTCAATTTATCAATGTCGGATATTATGATGGCATTGTTTAGCATACCATTTACATATATGGATTTTATGCTTGGCCGTTGGATTTTTGCACCAGCATTCTGTCCAATTGTACAACAAATGCAAATGACTTGTGTATTTGTTTCGGTTTATACGCTCACTGCCATCGGTATCGATCG CTATATGGCAATTATTTATCCACTATACTCTCAACGTTATAATCGTTCATTCGGACCAGTAACCATATCGATTATTTGGTTATTCGGTTTTCTACTTGGTTTATTTCAATGGAATAACACGAAAGCAACACCATTTCTTATTgccaatgaaacaaattatgATTGTAAAGAGATTTCTAGTGATCATTCACAATTCTTTACaataattatatttataataaCATTTGCCTTACCAATGAGcatattatcatttacaTATGCATCGATTGGTGTTAAAATATTTCGCCATTCAGCACCGggtaatgttgatgttgtacGTGATCGTGCACAACATGCATCAAAAGTTAag ATTATGAAAATGTTGGTTACAATCGTTATACtttttgtcgtttgttgGCTTCCATTACATATCCTAA ATTTATTCATCTATTTTGCTCGTGATTTGATGGTCAATGTTTACAATTCACAGATTGGTTTCACAATCTATGTTACCATTGCATTTACGGCACATTGGTTTTCGATGGCTAATTCGTTTGTCAATccaattatttattgttttatgAGCGAAAATTTTcgg gCTGATCTTCGTGATTTATTTGCTGAATGTTTATATCGAATGaatctaataataaatccTATTCATAGTGATCaccgttgtcgtcgtcgtcatcatcatcatcatcgtcgtcgtcgtggccatttttttgccggaaatcaaaatcaaaatgataataataataataatgataaaaataataaaaaacatcatcattgtgacaatgttgatgatgatgataatgaacatgATGGTGACACACGACaacgatcaacaacaataatgaataataatgaacaaattatcgaatcaagcacaaaaaattcaaattgttgtCAATTACAATTAACCGAGCTTCATAATGTACGTACATTgaataatatgaaaaatttccctATTGCTAcggatgaaaatgatgttgatgatgatggtaatgatgatgatcacagtAATGATCATAGATCTCGATTATtatgtaaaaataaaaaatgtccaCCCACTtctgttcattattatcatccaaaaattatttcaaaaaccGAACATCCAAAAGAAtcaacgatgacgacgattattattgaaaattctatcgaaaataatgatggtgatgatgttgatgatgatgataataataataataataaacaaaaaacaatgttaaatatgtcaacaaaaatattcaaaaaaactATCGTATCcgatcatgatcattcaaCATCAATCATACCCGGTGGTAA AAAGTGA
- the LOC124494818 gene encoding uncharacterized protein LOC124494818 isoform X2: MHHYHNQDDDNHQNHKHKHHHYYYYQQINIVKLKKIIPLSLMTIMMMMIMMMAFESTLLNNNNINYSQSIISSSTLSSIRDSIRIPDLISSSIDIISSISSSTATTIPTENINQTIIINNDDDENGPRNYATYEELELLDKNWQIMIIFLYTLTAALALFGNILAICVLLFGKRSSKELRIFLVNLSMSDIMMALFSIPFTYMDFMLGRWIFAPAFCPIVQQMQMTCVFVSVYTLTAIGIDRYMAIIYPLYSQRYNRSFGPVTISIIWLFGFLLGLFQWNNTKATPFLIANETNYDCKEISSDHSQFFTIIIFIITFALPMSILSFTYASIGVKIFRHSAPGNVDVVRDRAQHASKVKIMKMLVTIVILFVVCWLPLHILNLFIYFARDLMVNVYNSQIGFTIYVTIAFTAHWFSMANSFVNPIIYCFMSENFRADLRDLFAECLYRMNLIINPIHSDHRCRRRHHHHHRRRRGHFFAGNQNQNDNNNNNDKNNKKHHHCDNVDDDDNEHDGDTRQRSTTIMNNNEQIIESSTKNSNCCQLQLTELHNVRTLNNMKNFPIATDENDVDDDGNDDDHSNDHRSRLLCKNKKCPPTSVHYYHPKIISKTEHPKESTMTTIIIENSIENNDGDDVDDDDNNNNNKQKTMLNMSTKIFKKTIVSDHDHSTSIIPGESENCRKQHNFLWWMMMLMMMMARRRRISPPITSSSSSSLIKNQNSLKTNTDRTTIMANSTIRIFDQKNLLIHHHSNGGKIDRNIKDCDANEMTTEEMDRKNKNSCFQSTATNQKFQPGIIRQQSIQQHHTDNRNKHSDDCRTTKEQHDDDGGGGGGSRFFITNTNDNDNRNKFNSIKQNF; encoded by the exons catcattacCATAACCAAGACGACGACAACCACCAAAAtcataaacataaacatcatcattattattattatcagcaAATTAATAttgttaaattgaaaaaaataattccattatcattaatgacaataatgatgatgatgattatgatgatggcatttgaatcaacattattgaataacaataatattaattatagccaatcaataatatcatcatcaacattgtcaTCTATTCGTGATTCAATACGTATACCTGATCTTATTTcttcatcaatcgatatcatatcatcaatatcatcatcaacggcaacaacaataccGACTGAAAACattaatcaaacaataataatcaataatgatgatgatgaaaatggacCAAGAAATTATGCAACATATGAAGAATTGGAATTATTAGATAAAAATTggcaaataatgattatatttttatatacatTAACTGCAGCATTAGCATTATTTGGCAATATTCTTGCCATTtgtgtattattatttggtaaACGTTCATCAAAAGAATTACGAATATTTTTGGTCAATTTATCAATGTCGGATATTATGATGGCATTGTTTAGCATACCATTTACATATATGGATTTTATGCTTGGCCGTTGGATTTTTGCACCAGCATTCTGTCCAATTGTACAACAAATGCAAATGACTTGTGTATTTGTTTCGGTTTATACGCTCACTGCCATCGGTATCGATCG CTATATGGCAATTATTTATCCACTATACTCTCAACGTTATAATCGTTCATTCGGACCAGTAACCATATCGATTATTTGGTTATTCGGTTTTCTACTTGGTTTATTTCAATGGAATAACACGAAAGCAACACCATTTCTTATTgccaatgaaacaaattatgATTGTAAAGAGATTTCTAGTGATCATTCACAATTCTTTACaataattatatttataataaCATTTGCCTTACCAATGAGcatattatcatttacaTATGCATCGATTGGTGTTAAAATATTTCGCCATTCAGCACCGggtaatgttgatgttgtacGTGATCGTGCACAACATGCATCAAAAGTTAag ATTATGAAAATGTTGGTTACAATCGTTATACtttttgtcgtttgttgGCTTCCATTACATATCCTAA ATTTATTCATCTATTTTGCTCGTGATTTGATGGTCAATGTTTACAATTCACAGATTGGTTTCACAATCTATGTTACCATTGCATTTACGGCACATTGGTTTTCGATGGCTAATTCGTTTGTCAATccaattatttattgttttatgAGCGAAAATTTTcgg gCTGATCTTCGTGATTTATTTGCTGAATGTTTATATCGAATGaatctaataataaatccTATTCATAGTGATCaccgttgtcgtcgtcgtcatcatcatcatcatcgtcgtcgtcgtggccatttttttgccggaaatcaaaatcaaaatgataataataataataatgataaaaataataaaaaacatcatcattgtgacaatgttgatgatgatgataatgaacatgATGGTGACACACGACaacgatcaacaacaataatgaataataatgaacaaattatcgaatcaagcacaaaaaattcaaattgttgtCAATTACAATTAACCGAGCTTCATAATGTACGTACATTgaataatatgaaaaatttccctATTGCTAcggatgaaaatgatgttgatgatgatggtaatgatgatgatcacagtAATGATCATAGATCTCGATTATtatgtaaaaataaaaaatgtccaCCCACTtctgttcattattatcatccaaaaattatttcaaaaaccGAACATCCAAAAGAAtcaacgatgacgacgattattattgaaaattctatcgaaaataatgatggtgatgatgttgatgatgatgataataataataataataaacaaaaaacaatgttaaatatgtcaacaaaaatattcaaaaaaactATCGTATCcgatcatgatcattcaaCATCAATCATACCCGGTG AAAGTGAAAATTGTCGAAAACAACATAATTTTTTatggtggatgatgatgttgatgatgatgatggctcgTCGTCGCCGTATTTCACCGCCCAttacttcatcatcatcatcatcattgatcaaaaatcagAATTCACTGAAAACTAATACTGAtcgaacaacaataatggcaAATTCGACGATCagaatttttgatcaaaaaaatcttctcattcatcatcattcaaatggcGGCAAAATAGATCGGAACATCAAAGATTGTGATGCAAACGAGATGACGACGGAAGAAATggacagaaaaaataaaaattcttgttttcaatcaacaGCGACGAATCAGAAATTTCAACCAGGAATAATCAGGCAACAATctatacaacaacatcatacGGACAACCGTAATAAACATAGTGATGATTGTAGAACAACGAAAGAGcagcatgatgatgatggcggtgGCGGCGGCGGCAGTAGATTCTTCATCACCAATActaacgacaacgacaatcgTAACAAGTTTAACAGCATTAAACAAAACTTTTGA